A stretch of the Lolium perenne isolate Kyuss_39 chromosome 3, Kyuss_2.0, whole genome shotgun sequence genome encodes the following:
- the LOC127339994 gene encoding TPD1 protein homolog 1A-like, with amino-acid sequence MTTARSTVAALMAAVLVASTLFQAAAAGQCDPQKDLYIWQSLGEPQSDGSSEYRVTVTNQCGGDERTGRPCDISKIRLRCGNFRSVIPVDPTVLRVVSQGVCLLADGHSIPQGRNVSFVYTSYVRNNLYVISAMSTCTTA; translated from the coding sequence ATGACGACCGCTCGCTCCACGGTGGCGGCGCTCATGGCCGCCGTCCTGGTGGCCTCGACCCTCTtccaagccgccgccgccggccaatgCGACCCCCAGAAGGACCTCTACATATGGCAGAGCCTCGGGGAGCCCCAGAGCGACGGCTCGTCGGAGTACAGGGTGACCGTGACGAACCAGTGCGGCGGCGACGAGCGGACCGGCAGGCCCTGCGACATCTCGAAGATCCGCCTGCGGTGCGGCAACTTCCGCTCCGTGATCCCCGTCGACCCCACGGTGCTCCGCGTCGTCAGCCAGGGCGTCTGCCTCCTCGCCGACGGTCACTCTATCCCGCAGGGCCGCAACGTCTCCTTCGTCTACACCAGCTACGTGCGCAACAACCTCTACGTCATCTCCGCCATGtccacctgcaccaccgcctag